The DNA sequence CTAGTTGAAGAATAGTTGTTGCTACTCCATGACCAAAAGAGGCTGTTGCTAATCTACATTTTCCAAAATCATAATCTATTTGAGGTGCCACTTCTTCAATGTCAAAATTAATCTGGTTTAATACTCCAATATCTTCTAAGAAAGATTTAAATTTTTCTGGACCAACTTTTTGTGCAATTCGTACAGATCCAATGTTTCCAGATCTAACTAAAATTTGCTCAGCGGTTAAATCTGAAGGTATTTCATTATCATATTCTCCAATTCTGTATCTGTCACACTTAATTGATTTTGGTAAATTTAAAAATTCAGTATCTGGCTCAATTAATTTTTCATTTAAAGCGCTTGCAAAAGTAAAAACTTTAAAAACTGAACCAAGTTCGTATGTTCCTTTTGTTACTCTATTAATATAATTTACATCTGATATATTTTTTCTCTCATTTGGATTAAAATCAGGTAATGAAACTAAAGAAAGTATATTCCCATTATTAACATCCATTAAAATTGCTGCACTTCCTTTGCTTTTAAAAATTTCCTGATATTTTAATAATTCTTTTCTAATTAAAAATTGAATGTCTTTATCAACAGTCAATTTAATTGGGTCTCTAAATGTTCTAAGATTTTCATTTAATGATTTTTCCAATCCAGAAATACCATTATTGTCATTATCTATTTGACCTAAAATATGACTAAAAAGGTTTTTCTGCGGATACATTCTAAGTACTTTTTCTTCGGGAATAAGAGATTTATCTCCCAACTTCATAAGTTGCTCATATTTTTCCTCTGAAATTTTTTTCTCTAAATAAAAAAACTTTTTGTTTTCTATTTTTTTTTCAATTTCATTAAAATCTTTGTCTGGGAAAATAATTTTTAGACTTAAAAGTAATTTTTCTTTACTAATTATGTCTGAAGTTTTGAGACCAATATCAACAGACTTAACTGTTTTTGCTAAATAATTTCCATTAATATCCAAAATATCTGCTCTATAAAGATCACTACTGAAAGGGAGAGCGTTGCTTGTATTTTTAATTTTTGCCTCTCGAGACCCTAAATGAATTAAATGTATTGTGTATATTGAGTAAATAACAAAAAAGACAAAAAAAATAAAAGCAACTCGATTAAATTGAATATTTAATCCAGTATTGTTTTTTTTATAATCGAAATCATTTTTATGATCTTCAATTGTTAATCTTTCCTTAAAATTGCTCATTTTTCCTTAATTATTTTATAATCCTCTAAATTGTTTACATTTTCTGAAATATTATAAATTTTAATATCTTCTATTTTTTTTTGAACTAATTGATCTTCAAAATATAAAGATTGATATTCTAATAATTTTTCAGCAGAACTTAGATAATCGTATTCCAACTGAATATTTTCTAAATCTGATTTTAAAAGTCTTACACTTTCTTTATAAGCAAATATTTTATCTTCAATTTTTTTTGTAGTATTTTTGATAATTGCTGTAGTTAAAACTAAAATTATAATTGTTAATGCTAGTGATAATTTTTTCAAAGTTTATCTCCAAACTTTTCAATTTCTAAAAAATTTTTAAATTTTTCCTCTATATCTGTGTCAAAATTAAAAAAATCACTTTTCTTAATTGCATATCTAAGTTTTGCAGATCTCGAAGGAGGATTTTCTTTTGTCTCAAGATCAGATGGAACAATTGGTTTTTTTTGACTTAAATTAAAAAGAGTTTCTTGTTGTTCTGTTTGAGGTGTGTATCTTGAAATACTTTTATTTTGAGAAAGACTTTTTAAAAAATATTTTACAATTTTATCTTCTAAAGAGTGAAATGTAACAACAGCTAAAACACCTCCCTTTTTTAGTACTTTTGTAGCATTTATCAGTCCATAAATTAATTCGCTTATTTCTTTATTTACAAAAATTCTAAGAGCTTGAAAAACTTTAGTTGAATTGTGTACTTTAAAATTTTTTCTTATTTTTGATTTATCAACAATTTTAATTAAACCCTGTGTATCAATTTTCTTATTTAATCTTTCTTTTACAATATTTTTAGAAATATATTTTGCATCTTTTTCATCTCCAAAGTATTTAAAAATTTTCTCTAACTCTTTTGCATCAAGTTTATTAATAGCATCAGCAGCTGAATAGTTGTTTAAACCCAATTGCATATTTAAATCTGTCATTGAATTGAAAGATAATCCTTTTTTTGGATCTTTCATTTGTGTTAATGAATATCCAAGATCAAAAATAACACCTTTGATATTTTCGTTTTTGATTTTTAAATTAGTTAATTGACTGAATTTTAAATTTTTAAAAATAAATCTATCTTTAAAATCATCTAAAATTGAATTTGCAATTTTTTGACTTTCAATATCCCTATCAAGTCCAATTACTTTTGTATTTTCAAACTCGAGTATTTTTTTTGAATATCCACCTTGACCAAATGTACAGTCTATAAATGTGCCACCATGTTGAGGGGTGATAACGCTAATAATTTCTTTTAGCAGTACAGGATAATGTTTTTGTACATCCGGTACTATAGTGGCTTCCATTTATTTCTTTGAAGACCATTAATTTTTTTGTCTTCTTAGGAAAGCAGGAATTTCAAGATCGTCTTCATCTTCTTGATCCTCAGAATTCAACAAATCTGAAGGTGAAGAGTTTTCACTCTCTGAGCTAAATAAATCTGGTGCGTCTGAGTCTACACCAAATTCCTTTAGATCATTTGATGTTTCTTCTTGAACATTTTCATCATGATTTTTTTCTTCAAATGTTTCTACTGCTTCTTGAGTAAACGATTTTTCCATTTCATTTAGAGTCCTGTCATCTACAATGTTTTCTGTTACTACACTATTTTCTGTAACAAAATTTTCATTCATCATATTATTTTCAACACTTACTTGCTCTTGTTCTTGAACCATTTCATTCTCAACCTTAAGAGCGTTTGCACCATGAATAATTGGGCTTGATGAGTTTGAAAAATTAAATGCTGGAGACCCCATATTTGAAAAATCAGAGTAACCAGGATTACGATTTTGTATTCTATGCACCATATTTACTACTGATTTAGACTCAGGTTGTTGTCCATCTAATGAAGTTGCAACAATTGAAACTCTCATTTTTCCGTCTAAGTCAGCATCAGTTATTGCTCCTATAATTAACTCAGCCTCTGGATCAACTTCTGCTCTTACTTTGTTAACTGCTTCATCAACTTCAAAAAGTTTTAAGTCTTTACCACCAGTGATATTTACTAGTAACCCTTTAGCACCCTTTAAAGTGTAATCATCAATTAATGGATTACTAATTGCCATCTCCGCGGCTTTGAGTGCTCTACCTTCACCTTCAGCTTCTCCTGTTCCCATCATAGCTTTGCCCATTGAAGCCATTACAGTTTCAACATCAGCAAAATCTAGATTAATTAATCCAGGTCTTACCATTAAATCTGTAATACTCTGAACACCATGCATCAAAACATTATTTGAAAGATTAAAAGACTCTTCAAAAGTTGTTTGCTCATTTGCAATTTTAAATAAGTTTTGGTTTGGAATAACAATTATAGTATCAACATGTTTTCTTAATTCTTCCAATCCTTGTTGTGCTCTTCTCATTCTAGAGGGGCCTTCATATAAAAATGGAAGAGTCACAACGCCTACTGTTAATATATTTAATTCTTTAGCAGCTCTAGCGATGACATGAGCAGCACCAGTGCCCGTTCCACCACCCATACCTGCTGCAATAAAAACCATATTTGCACCTTGAAGTGTATTTACAATTTCATTTAAAGATTCATCAGCAGCCGCTTGTCCTATATCTAATTTTGCACCTGCACCTAAACCCTTTGTTAAATTCAAACCAATTTGAATTCTTGTTTTTGCTTTACTTAACTTTAAATCTTGAGCATCAGTATTAACCGCAATAAATTCTACACCCTGAAGTTTATTATCAATCATTTCATTTATTGCATTTCCTCCAGCTCCACCTACTCCTAAAACTAAAAGTCGTGGCTGCAGTTCTTTTATCTCTGGTGCTTTAAAGTTAATTGTCATCTTATTTCCCCTCGTTGTTATTTAAATGTTTTTCCCATTTAAGACTTGCTCGATTTAAATTTGCTTTTTTTCTTGCTGATGTCTTAAATTTTTCAAATGCTGTTGGTTCCCATATTTGAAAAGTTTGACCTTGACCAACAAACAACATACTATTTTTTATTTTTGCATGTTTTAGTAATTTTGATGAAAGAGAAATTCTGCCTTCACTATCAAACTGTAAATTAGTACTTTCTGCCAATATTGATGTTGCAAAATAATCTCTTTTTTCCTCAAAAGGGTTTAAAGAGTCTATAGCAGAGGAAATTTTTTCAATTCTGTCTTGAGAGCATGCTTCTATCGAATAATTATTAAAAGATGGATAACAAATAACACCATTATAACCTAAATTAGACAAATGAGATCTGAAGCTAGCAGGCACAGATACTCTCCCTTTTTTGTCCAATCTGTTCTCGTAAGTAGATAAAAACATGTTTTTTTAATTTTATAAATTCCATAAATGGGAATATATGGGAATATATGGGTATTTAAAAAGATAGTCAAATGTTGATTCTTTGCTTAATTAAAGGCATTTTAAGAGGAAAATTCTAATTAATGATTTGAAATTGAAGAGATCTTTCATTTATTTGGTTGCTGAAATAATGAGGATACTTATTCTCGCTCCATTTAAATTTATGCTTCTAGCTTTAAAAATAATTCTATAGATCTTTAATTTTCTTGTTTTTTTAAACTGTGAAGTGCCAGATAAACTATAAGCCGGGTTCTGTCATTTAAACCTATCATTTATCTAGGCTTAAGATCACTCTTAAGCTCAAGCAACTAACCCTGATGACTAGCCAAGGACGGCTTTTAGTTTTGCAACAATGTCATCTCTACTTAGTTTTGCTCCCAGTGGGGTTTTCCAGCGTTCATTGTTACCAATAGAACCGGTGCGCTCTTACCACACCTTTTCACCCTTGCCACGTTATGGCGGTTTATTTTCTGTGGCACTATCCCTAGGGTTTCC is a window from the Candidatus Pelagibacter ubique HIMB140 genome containing:
- a CDS encoding cell division protein FtsL, with protein sequence MKKLSLALTIIILVLTTAIIKNTTKKIEDKIFAYKESVRLLKSDLENIQLEYDYLSSAEKLLEYQSLYFEDQLVQKKIEDIKIYNISENVNNLEDYKIIKEK
- the ftsZ gene encoding cell division protein FtsZ gives rise to the protein MTINFKAPEIKELQPRLLVLGVGGAGGNAINEMIDNKLQGVEFIAVNTDAQDLKLSKAKTRIQIGLNLTKGLGAGAKLDIGQAAADESLNEIVNTLQGANMVFIAAGMGGGTGTGAAHVIARAAKELNILTVGVVTLPFLYEGPSRMRRAQQGLEELRKHVDTIIVIPNQNLFKIANEQTTFEESFNLSNNVLMHGVQSITDLMVRPGLINLDFADVETVMASMGKAMMGTGEAEGEGRALKAAEMAISNPLIDDYTLKGAKGLLVNITGGKDLKLFEVDEAVNKVRAEVDPEAELIIGAITDADLDGKMRVSIVATSLDGQQPESKSVVNMVHRIQNRNPGYSDFSNMGSPAFNFSNSSSPIIHGANALKVENEMVQEQEQVSVENNMMNENFVTENSVVTENIVDDRTLNEMEKSFTQEAVETFEEKNHDENVQEETSNDLKEFGVDSDAPDLFSSESENSSPSDLLNSEDQEDEDDLEIPAFLRRQKN
- a CDS encoding peptidoglycan D,D-transpeptidase FtsI family protein → MSNFKERLTIEDHKNDFDYKKNNTGLNIQFNRVAFIFFVFFVIYSIYTIHLIHLGSREAKIKNTSNALPFSSDLYRADILDINGNYLAKTVKSVDIGLKTSDIISKEKLLLSLKIIFPDKDFNEIEKKIENKKFFYLEKKISEEKYEQLMKLGDKSLIPEEKVLRMYPQKNLFSHILGQIDNDNNGISGLEKSLNENLRTFRDPIKLTVDKDIQFLIRKELLKYQEIFKSKGSAAILMDVNNGNILSLVSLPDFNPNERKNISDVNYINRVTKGTYELGSVFKVFTFASALNEKLIEPDTEFLNLPKSIKCDRYRIGEYDNEIPSDLTAEQILVRSGNIGSVRIAQKVGPEKFKSFLEDIGVLNQINFDIEEVAPQIDYDFGKCRLATASFGHGVATTILQLAKGYAILANGGYDVKPTLVFNEDNKKNKNKRIINKGISKQVVNALRKIVNTEEGTARFADVKNYEIGGKTGTADQPEGGKYSEAKINTFSSVFPTSNPQFVFIVMLDTPKKSKDYYYKYRHRKGGWKGTLYNTAGWTSVEVAGKVIDKIGPILATKYIQVD
- the rsmH gene encoding 16S rRNA (cytosine(1402)-N(4))-methyltransferase RsmH yields the protein MEATIVPDVQKHYPVLLKEIISVITPQHGGTFIDCTFGQGGYSKKILEFENTKVIGLDRDIESQKIANSILDDFKDRFIFKNLKFSQLTNLKIKNENIKGVIFDLGYSLTQMKDPKKGLSFNSMTDLNMQLGLNNYSAADAINKLDAKELEKIFKYFGDEKDAKYISKNIVKERLNKKIDTQGLIKIVDKSKIRKNFKVHNSTKVFQALRIFVNKEISELIYGLINATKVLKKGGVLAVVTFHSLEDKIVKYFLKSLSQNKSISRYTPQTEQQETLFNLSQKKPIVPSDLETKENPPSRSAKLRYAIKKSDFFNFDTDIEEKFKNFLEIEKFGDKL
- the mraZ gene encoding division/cell wall cluster transcriptional repressor MraZ, producing the protein MFLSTYENRLDKKGRVSVPASFRSHLSNLGYNGVICYPSFNNYSIEACSQDRIEKISSAIDSLNPFEEKRDYFATSILAESTNLQFDSEGRISLSSKLLKHAKIKNSMLFVGQGQTFQIWEPTAFEKFKTSARKKANLNRASLKWEKHLNNNEGK